A segment of the Anguilla anguilla isolate fAngAng1 chromosome 6, fAngAng1.pri, whole genome shotgun sequence genome:
CATGCTCCTCAAACTGTCCGTTGGCTACCCTGTGCTGTGTGGGCAGGGGCATCGTCATCTAAAAAGACAACGCTCTCAGCATcaaagaaatatataaacatgAGGTGAAAGTGatcattaataatacaattacgTTACACTCGACTTTAACCTTGCCTTCTGAGGGAGTAATATTCACAAAATGCGGCAACAAGGAAAATATGGTCCCACATTACAGATACACCACTGCCCTTAACTGATGCAACGCTtttattgcaattttaaaatacttgttttATACTGTTGCTCAATTGGCTCACTAGTTGGCTaattcacacattcataaatTAGCAGAGAAGCTGCAGAGTAAATATAGCGTTAATTTTAAGTGTTGGCACAGAAAGCTTACCAGCACTGTTAAGCTTCTTGTTCACCTAGCTACCATAAATACTTTCACGAGCAGTTATTATAGATGCTGTAATTGTTGTAATGCTATGTTTCATATTATTAAAACATGAACAAGGGGTTATTTTGTCCAATTTGACCCTACATAACCGATCAACATCTTTATCACGTTTCGGGTAAGTTACATGGTAAGTTGACAGGATCCCTCTTATCATTTTACCCGCCCTTTTGCTAAGGGGTGGTTTCAATTAGGTCGTCTTTGTGTGAATAAGTACCGCTGCTAGATGGCAGTTGGCACATAGTCCGTTTGTGAAGCGTTGTTGTTTTGAGTACGAAAAATGTCAGGAAGAGGTAAAGGTGGGAAAGGTCTCGGAAAAGGAGGTGCAAAGCGTCATCGCAAAGTACTTCGCGACAATATCCAGGGCATTACAAAACCAGCGATCAGACGGCTGGCTCGTCGTGGTGGTGTGAAGCGTATTTCTGGACTCATTTATGAAGAGACCAGAGGTGTGTTGAAGGTGTTTCTGGAGA
Coding sequences within it:
- the LOC118230538 gene encoding histone H4; the encoded protein is MSGRGKGGKGLGKGGAKRHRKVLRDNIQGITKPAIRRLARRGGVKRISGLIYEETRGVLKVFLENVIRDAVTYTEHAKRKTVTAMDVVYALKRQGRTLYGFGG